The window GGTCAGCGACTCCGCGACGTGCTCGGCCGCCTGCCGCCAGATCGAGCAGCGCAGGAACAGCGGTTCGCCGTCCTTCCACTCGTTGGTGGCCCGGTCGAGCGTGCGCGGCGTCGAGGCGACCGTGAAGCTGGCGACGGCAGCCCCGTTCGGGGTGAACCGCAGCTCCGGGTCGCTGGTCAGATTGCCGACGACTGTGATGACGGTCTCACCGGCCATGGGATGTGCCCCCTGTCCCGCGGGTGTGTCAGGCGGCCGGCCGGCGGGCGACGCGCGGCTTCTTCGCGTCGGGCAGCCGGATGACCTTGGTGCGGATAACCGACTCGTTGAGCGTGAGCTGACGGTCGAGCTCGGCGACGACGTCAGGATCGGCGTGCAGATCGATGACGGCGTAGATGCCCTCGTGGCTCTTGCGGATCTCGTAGGAGAGCCGGCGCCGACCCCAGACGTCGACCTTCTCCACCGCGCCGCCGCCGTTGCGGACGACGGAC of the Pseudofrankia saprophytica genome contains:
- the rpsF gene encoding 30S ribosomal protein S6, producing the protein MARHYELMVILDPDLEERTVAPSLDQFLSVVRNGGGAVEKVDVWGRRRLSYEIRKSHEGIYAVIDLHADPDVVAELDRQLTLNESVIRTKVIRLPDAKKPRVARRPAA